The following proteins come from a genomic window of Kitasatospora sp. NBC_01246:
- the msrA gene encoding peptide-methionine (S)-S-oxide reductase MsrA — MLFNRDKTSLVPADQALPGRDTPGFTLREPHTVLGNPLTGPYPAGLEVADFGLGCFWGAERTFWRLPGVWTTLVGYQGGHTPNPTYEEVCSGRTGHTEAVRVVFDPAVVSYERLLKTFWEAHDPTQGNRQGNDVGTQYRSAVYTHSPAQAATVAASREAFQPALTAIGLGPITTEIAPAGPFYPAEPYHQQYLSDAKNPNGYCGLGGTGASCPIGVARTGD; from the coding sequence GTGCTGTTCAACCGCGACAAGACCTCGCTCGTCCCCGCCGACCAGGCGCTGCCCGGCCGGGACACGCCGGGCTTCACCCTGCGCGAGCCGCACACCGTGCTCGGCAACCCGCTCACCGGCCCGTACCCGGCCGGGCTGGAGGTGGCCGACTTCGGGCTGGGCTGCTTCTGGGGCGCCGAGCGCACGTTCTGGCGGCTGCCCGGCGTCTGGACGACCCTGGTCGGCTACCAGGGCGGGCACACCCCCAACCCCACGTACGAGGAGGTGTGCAGCGGCCGGACGGGGCACACCGAGGCGGTCCGGGTGGTCTTCGACCCGGCGGTCGTCTCGTACGAGCGGCTGCTGAAGACCTTCTGGGAGGCGCACGACCCGACCCAGGGCAACCGGCAGGGCAATGACGTCGGCACCCAGTACCGGTCCGCCGTCTACACCCACTCCCCGGCCCAGGCCGCGACGGTGGCCGCCAGCCGCGAGGCGTTCCAGCCGGCGCTGACGGCGATCGGCCTGGGGCCGATCACCACCGAGATCGCCCCGGCGGGCCCGTTCTACCCGGCCGAGCCGTACCACCAGCAGTACCTGTCCGACGCCAAGAACCCGAACGGCTACTGCGGCCTCGGCGGCACCGGCGCCAGCTGCCCGATCGGCGTGGCCCGCACCGGCGACTGA
- a CDS encoding cystathionine gamma-synthase, whose product MTEHQLPQGFETLAIHAGQEADPQTGAVVTPIYQVSTYKQDGVGGLRGGYEYSRSANPTRTALEECLAALEGGSRGLAFASGLAAEDTLLRTILKPGDHIVIPNDAYGGTFRLFAKVLTRWGVEFSVANFQDLATVREALRPNTRAVWVETPSNPLLGITDLTALAEVAHGAGALLVVDNTFASPYLQQPIALGADAVVHSTTKYMGGHSDVVGGALVLAEAGLGEEVAYHQNAMGAVSGPFDAWLVLRGIKTLGVRMDRHSSNAEKVAELLAGHPKVSQVLYPGLPEHPGHDIAAKQMKAFGGMVSFRVNGGEEAAVEVCNRTQLFTLGESLGGVESLIEHPGRMTHASVAGSALEVPADLVRVSVGIESIDDLLADLQQALG is encoded by the coding sequence ATGACCGAGCACCAGCTTCCCCAGGGCTTCGAGACCCTCGCCATCCACGCGGGTCAGGAAGCAGACCCCCAGACCGGGGCCGTCGTCACGCCGATCTACCAGGTGTCCACCTACAAGCAGGACGGGGTGGGCGGCCTCCGGGGCGGCTACGAGTACAGCCGTAGCGCCAACCCGACCCGGACCGCGCTGGAGGAGTGCCTCGCGGCACTGGAGGGCGGCTCCCGCGGCCTGGCCTTCGCCTCCGGCCTGGCCGCCGAGGACACCCTGCTGCGCACCATCCTCAAGCCGGGCGACCACATCGTGATCCCCAACGACGCCTACGGCGGCACCTTCCGGCTCTTCGCCAAGGTCCTGACCCGCTGGGGCGTCGAGTTCTCCGTCGCGAACTTCCAGGACCTGGCGACCGTCCGCGAGGCGCTGCGCCCCAACACCCGCGCGGTCTGGGTGGAGACCCCGTCCAACCCGCTGCTGGGCATCACCGACCTGACCGCGCTCGCCGAGGTCGCGCACGGCGCCGGCGCGCTGCTGGTGGTCGACAACACCTTCGCCAGCCCGTACCTGCAGCAGCCGATCGCGCTCGGCGCGGACGCCGTCGTGCACTCCACCACCAAGTACATGGGCGGCCACTCGGACGTCGTGGGCGGTGCGCTGGTGCTGGCCGAGGCGGGCCTCGGCGAGGAGGTCGCCTACCACCAGAACGCGATGGGCGCCGTCTCCGGCCCGTTCGACGCCTGGCTGGTGCTGCGCGGCATCAAGACGCTCGGCGTCCGGATGGACCGGCACAGCTCGAACGCGGAGAAGGTCGCCGAGCTGCTGGCGGGCCACCCCAAGGTGAGCCAGGTGCTCTACCCGGGCCTGCCCGAGCACCCCGGCCACGACATCGCCGCCAAGCAGATGAAGGCGTTCGGCGGCATGGTCTCGTTCCGCGTCAACGGCGGCGAGGAGGCGGCGGTCGAGGTCTGCAACCGCACGCAGCTCTTCACCCTCGGCGAGTCGCTGGGCGGCGTCGAGTCGCTGATCGAGCACCCGGGCCGGATGACCCACGCCTCGGTGGCCGGTTCGGCCCTGGAGGTGCCCGCCGACCTGGTGCGCGTCTCGGTCGGCATCGAGTCGATCGACG
- a CDS encoding L,D-transpeptidase, with amino-acid sequence MTARDGQGRAAGGNWSRRGVLAGLIGAPVLLLAACNDSKGDGGSAAGPGSGSSGGGATGSGPASASSAPKTSVAVITVTPADGSTAASFSEPVRVTVTGGTLGSVKVTDSTGKALAGELSSDGTGWTSAAAPASGTKYTVTASATDKDKLEADANAVFTTATPANTFVGYFTPEDGSVVGVGMPVSINFSKPVTDRKAVQQAITVTAEPGVEIVGHWFSSTRLDFRPQEYWAKGTKVTVQLRLKDVQAAKGVYGTQSKDVRFTIGRAQTSVADLAAKKLTVTTDGQVSAVYPISGGSPEYRTWGGKMVISEQYQQTRMNSQTVGLGSEYDIADVPHAQRLTTSGTFIHGNYWSPASIFGSQNTSHGCVGLKDAKGGQDQGLDGYKFYKSSMIGDVVEVVNSGDKTVEPSNGLNGWNLGWAAWKAGSAV; translated from the coding sequence GTGACGGCACGGGACGGGCAGGGTCGGGCGGCCGGCGGGAACTGGAGCCGGCGCGGTGTGCTGGCGGGTCTGATCGGCGCGCCGGTCCTGCTGCTGGCGGCGTGCAACGACAGCAAGGGCGACGGCGGGAGCGCCGCCGGCCCGGGCAGCGGATCCTCGGGCGGCGGCGCCACGGGCAGCGGCCCCGCGAGCGCGAGCAGCGCGCCGAAGACCTCCGTGGCCGTCATCACCGTCACCCCCGCCGACGGCTCCACCGCCGCCAGCTTCAGCGAGCCGGTCCGGGTCACCGTCACGGGCGGCACCCTCGGCTCGGTCAAGGTCACCGACTCGACCGGCAAGGCGCTGGCCGGGGAGCTCTCCTCGGACGGCACCGGCTGGACGTCCGCCGCCGCGCCCGCCAGCGGGACCAAGTACACCGTCACAGCCTCGGCCACCGACAAGGACAAGCTGGAGGCGGACGCCAACGCCGTCTTCACCACGGCGACCCCGGCCAACACCTTCGTCGGCTACTTCACCCCCGAGGACGGCTCGGTCGTCGGCGTCGGCATGCCGGTCTCGATCAACTTCAGCAAGCCGGTGACCGACCGCAAGGCCGTCCAGCAGGCGATCACCGTGACAGCCGAGCCCGGCGTCGAGATCGTCGGGCACTGGTTCTCCAGCACCCGCCTGGACTTCCGGCCGCAGGAGTACTGGGCCAAGGGCACCAAGGTCACCGTGCAGCTCCGGCTCAAGGACGTCCAGGCCGCCAAGGGCGTCTACGGCACCCAGTCCAAGGACGTCCGCTTCACCATCGGCCGCGCGCAGACCAGCGTCGCCGACCTCGCCGCCAAGAAGCTCACCGTCACCACCGACGGCCAGGTCAGCGCCGTCTACCCGATCTCCGGCGGCTCGCCGGAGTACCGCACCTGGGGCGGCAAGATGGTCATCTCGGAGCAGTACCAGCAGACCCGGATGAACTCGCAGACCGTCGGCCTCGGCAGCGAGTACGACATCGCCGACGTGCCGCACGCCCAGCGCCTGACCACCTCCGGCACCTTCATCCACGGCAACTACTGGTCCCCGGCGTCGATCTTCGGCAGCCAGAACACCAGCCACGGCTGCGTCGGCCTGAAGGACGCCAAGGGCGGCCAGGACCAGGGCCTGGACGGCTACAAGTTCTACAAGAGCTCGATGATCGGCGACGTCGTCGAGGTCGTGAACTCCGGCGACAAGACCGTCGAGCCCTCCAACGGCCTGAACGGCTGGAACCTGGGCTGGGCCGCCTGGAAGGCCGGCAGCGCGGTCTGA
- a CDS encoding DUF1203 domain-containing protein: MSDPTAPAPAVRPIEPAVHLALLERDDAGRPPVRSVDRTGGAPLRCCLTRALPGDRIALVGYAPLRRWAAETGADPGPYDEVGPVFLHDHACAGAGPAWPAGYHLGARVLRAYDRHGHILGGVPVTPDTAEAAAAELLADPEVAVVHVRAVEFGCFQHEVRRA; this comes from the coding sequence ATGAGCGATCCCACCGCACCCGCCCCGGCCGTCCGCCCGATCGAGCCGGCCGTCCACCTCGCCCTGCTGGAACGCGACGACGCGGGGCGCCCGCCGGTCCGGTCGGTGGACCGGACCGGCGGTGCCCCGCTGCGCTGCTGCCTCACCCGGGCGCTGCCCGGCGACCGGATCGCGCTGGTCGGCTACGCGCCGCTGCGCCGCTGGGCCGCCGAGACCGGCGCCGACCCGGGCCCGTACGACGAGGTCGGCCCGGTCTTCCTGCACGACCACGCCTGCGCCGGAGCGGGCCCGGCCTGGCCGGCCGGGTACCACCTGGGCGCGCGGGTGCTGCGGGCCTACGACCGGCACGGCCACATCCTGGGCGGGGTGCCCGTCACCCCCGACACCGCCGAGGCGGCCGCCGCGGAGCTGCTCGCCGACCCCGAGGTGGCCGTGGTGCACGTCCGCGCCGTGGAGTTCGGCTGCTTCCAGCACGAAGTCCGCCGGGCCTGA